In Thermodesulfobacteriota bacterium, the genomic window CCTGAATAGCCTGGTAGTACTCGGCCTGATGCTCGAAGATCAGGCTTTCCACCGGGATGTCGGCGAACAGGGGATTCCAGCGCGCCAAGATCAGGCTTTGCCACAGCCGTCCCATGCGGCCGTTGCCGTCGGCGAAGGGGTGGATGAATTCGAACTCGTAGTGAAAGACCGAGCTGGCGATGAGCGGATGGGCGTCGGTGGCGGCCAGCCAGCCGAACAGGTCACCCATCAGCTGAGGAACCTGGTCGGCGGGCGGGGCCATGTGGATCACCTGCTGGCCCGCCATTACCCCTACGCCGCCATGCCGGTAGATTCCCGCTTCGTCGATCAGGCCGGACATGAGTATCCGATGGGCTTCCAGCAGGTCCTTTTCCGCCTCGGGCTTCCAGGTGTCGAAACGGTCGTAGGCGGACAGGGCGTTTTTCACCTCCTGCACCTCGCGGGGCGGGGCGATGACCCGCTTGCCCTCCAAAATCGCGGTGATCTGCGCCTCACTCAGGGTGTTGCCCTCGATGGCCAGCGAGCCATGAATGGTGCGGATGCGGTTGATGCGTCGCAGCCGCAAGGCTTTCGCCTGATCGGTGAGCACGGTCAGCCGCCCGATGGCCTCGCTGATGGCGGCAACCCGGTTCAGGATCTCCGGGGTGATGGTGTAGGGCGGCTTGTATGCGCTCATGCGGCGGCCTCCCCAGCGGTGAACAACGCCGACTCGAAGGTGGTCCAGGCGGATTGGCGGAGGGTGGCTGCTTCGAAGCGTTTGGTAGAAGCATCTATTCGAGCAGTTGCAAGGCTATCTATAAGATGCTTCTGGGCAACCTGATCTTTAATAGGAAACCTCAAATCCAACAACGCTGGTTTGGAAATGTTTTTCATCGTCGGTGACGTGCCTGTCAGACGCGATTCAATTTACTCCAGAACCGAATGCAATTTCATCACTTCGGTCAAGAAACGCGGCAACACCTCTCCATTCGGACGAAAAAGGCGCCGAAAGAACGCCGGGACGTCCTCGAAAGAACGCCGGGACGTCCTTGCTTTATTGCCTTTTCACGGCGCCGGGCGAGGACGTCCTTGCCTTATTGCCTTCTCGCGGCGAGCGATCACATGGTGCAGCAGACCCGGCGCGTCCAGGTGAGGTTGTCTCGGCATGACGGCATGAACTACGTCCAGTCCCTTACCGAGTCAAGCAGAAAGCAATAACACAACAGCGTCCCCTCGCCCCGTACCGCACCGTCGCCGACTCCAGGTACTCCAAGAACTTCTCCCGATCGCGCTGGCTCTTGAAGATGTCCCGCCGCTCGTTGCCACGCGACGTCGCGTGGTAGAACGCCCCCGGGTACTCGATCCTCAATGGCCGCGCCATCGCCGCCTCCGT contains:
- a CDS encoding Fic family protein → MSAYKPPYTITPEILNRVAAISEAIGRLTVLTDQAKALRLRRINRIRTIHGSLAIEGNTLSEAQITAILEGKRVIAPPREVQEVKNALSAYDRFDTWKPEAEKDLLEAHRILMSGLIDEAGIYRHGGVGVMAGQQVIHMAPPADQVPQLMGDLFGWLAATDAHPLIASSVFHYEFEFIHPFADGNGRMGRLWQSLILARWNPLFADIPVESLIFEHQAEYYQAIQESTRQTDSAPFIAFMLRMIRDTATTTAPQVTPQVTPQVGELLAAIRGEMGREALQSALELSDRKSFRERYIKPALAEGLIEMTIPDKPNSRLQKYRLTDKGRQWLAQQGDG